The region AAGATGGCGCCGAGGGTAGACCCGGGCGCCGCCTCGAGCCGTTTTCCGTCGACCTCGAGCTGGATCATGACCTGTGTTGTCCGTTCGGGTGTCGGTTCGATCTCGGAAAAGATGGTGGGCGATAGTGGACTTGAACCACTGACCCCCTGCATGTCAAGCAGGTACTCTAACCAGCTGAGCTAATCGCCCATCGTTTGTGGCGCAGGAGTTTAACAACTTCCCGCGGGTCCTGCCACCCCCTGATTTGCCTGGTCGGAGCCGCGTTTGCCATGCGTCGGCCTGGGCTGCTCACTCGTTCCGGGCGAGGCGGAGTCGAGAACTAGAACGGGTGGATGTCGTCCGTGATCGTGCCGAGGACGATCGTTCCCGGGGGCACGGCGGTGCCGATCGGATCCGGCTCGTCGAGGATGGCCGTGGGAGCGACGCTTCCCTCGGGAAACTCGAGCGTGAATTCGTGAACCCCCGGCGCGATTCCCTCGAACGACTTCTCGTCCGGGTACGTTCCGTTCCCATTGTTGAAGTAGCCGAGGCAACGGCCATCCACCAGCGCGTCGGTCGTGTTCTCCACCTTGAGGACCACGCTCGTCCCCTCGATCGTCGCGTCGACGATCTGAAGCTCCTTGCTGCTTCCCTGGGCCCCCGTGGACAGAGCCAGTCCCAGCGCGACGATTGCGTACCCTGCGAGCCTCATCGGTAGTTCCCTCCTTGCCGGCGCGTCACAGCCCCCCGCCCCAACGGTACTGCCAGGCGAGTCCGAACGCATCGTAGTTGTTCCCCGTGCGTGCGTACACCCCGCTGTTGTAGTGCGCCTTCACCGAGTGTCGGAGATCGATGGGGAACGACAGCGTTCCTCCCAGACGCCAGTTCTGCTGGAGATTCCGGTCCAGCTGTCCGTCGACGGTCGTCCGCCCGCCGTTCCAGTACATGGCGCTGACGGAGCCCCAGATGCCGGATCGAAACGCGTGGATCACGCTCCCCTGGACGGAGGCGAGCGGAGCCTGTTCCCGGACGCTTCCGCCGTAGAAGCTCTCGTTGTCGGAAAAGAACGTCGTGCCTCCCGCCACCTCGAAGATCCAGCGCCGAACGGCGCGGGACGCGCCGATCTCGCCCTTCACGGTCCACCGGTTGGCGCCAATGTTGACCAGCCGGCTCGGATCGTACTGTCCGATCGGAATCCACGCGATCACGCTGGCGCCGACGAGCAGCTTCTGGCGGTACGCGCGATACTCGGGCAACCGGAGCGACGGAGCGCCCAGGAGATTGACCGAGAGCCGGACCCGGGCGTCGGCGAGCCCGTCGACGACGCGGTCCACCCGCTCCTCCCGGTAATCCGCGGAGCCCGAGAGAAACGTGTACGGCAGGATCACGTCCACCTTTCCGGACGTGCCCCACAGGTCGATCACGCGGCCGTATCCCAGGAGGGCGCTCTGGGTCCGGAGGTCGGGATTCCTGATCGGCAGGGCGGGGTCGAACGACAGACCGTCCTCGGTACGAACGTACCCGGCGACGAGGAAGTTCACGCCGATGGGGGCGTTCGAGTACGCGCGCGGCTCGATGTCCTGCGCGAGAGCTCCGGCAGCCGGAAGGAGTGCGACGAGCGAGAGAAGCGAGAGCGCGAACGCTCCCGGACTCCGGCTAGTGACCACCCGGCACGTTCTCCGGCGCTCCCGGGATCCTTCCCGCCGAAGGCATCGGCCGCACCTCGAACACGAGCGCGCCCGGGCTGTCGTACGCGAGCGCGAAACCGGGAATTTCCGCTCCCGTGGCGAACACGCGCATCGCGGCCCGCATGCCCATCTCCGCGCTGGAAACGAGGACGTACTTCGCGCGCTCCTTCACCGCGACCTCGTGGAGCGCCGCCGGCGAATCGACGGCCGGGATCGGAATGAAGCGCATCTGCGCGAGATACGCCGCGTGAGGCTTTCGCGCGAGAAGCCCTTCTCCCTTCCCGTTCTCCAGGAGGAAGTCCGTCGCCGGGAGGATCTCGTACGGGCCGTGCGCCACGCTCTCGGGATTCCGCGGATCCTCGACGGCGCGATGGGCGGCCATCGTGGGGCCGATCCACAACGCGAGGAACAGGACCGCGCGAACCGGGAAGGACCTCTCGACTCCCGCGAGCATCCGGCCCAGAGCAGGCGACACGAACGGCCAGGCGCCGAGGAGCGCGTACGCGGCCAGGAGCGGCATGGAGAACCTCGTGCCGTAGAAGACCGGCACGAGGGTGAGGAAATAGAGCGCCCAGAAGACGGCGTAGCCCGCCGTCCGCCGGCCGGGACGGTCCCGGATCATGAGGAGCCCGCCGGCAACCACGAGGACGCCCCACAGGACGGGCAGGAGATCGGAGAGATCCTGCCGCAGGTGGCCCCACACGTTCCGGGCCATCACCGTCGCGAACTTCCCCGGATCGAGCATCACGACGTCGGCGAACGAGTCGATCTTCCGGTCGCCTCCATAGAAGAACTGCTCCCAGTTCCCCTGACCGTGGACTTCGTATCCCACGTTCAGGTAGTTCGTGTTGGAGAGCGGATTCCCCGTGTGGATCGCGTTCACGACGAGCCAGGGCAGCGCGGCGAGCGCGAACGCCGCGGTCCATCCGCCGGCGCGGGCCAGGCGCTCGCGCCACGGAGACCGCGACGGGTCGAGCAACAGGAGCGCGGCGAGGGCTCCGGGAAGGAGGAAGAGCCCGTTGTACCGGGTCGAGAACGCCCAGCCCGCGAGGAGGCCGGATCCGACGATCGCGGCCCACGCGGGGCGCTCTCGCGCCAAGAGCAGCGCGATCGACCCCATCGCGATCGCGAAGAAGAACATGTCGGTCCCGACCTCGTACGTGTTCACGAGGAAGGTCTCGTTCCCCAGGAGCAGGAGGAGGCTCCCGAGCGCGGCTCCCGCGCCCGCCAGCTTCCGATGCGTGTGGAAGACGAGCCACGCGGCGACGACCGCGGAGAGGAGCGCAAGGATCTGCGCGGCGCGGAAGGGGTCGATCCCCGGCACCGAGACGAGCGCGACGACGGCCGGATATCCCCAGCCCTTCGAATCGTAGTTCGCGATGTCGACCTTGCCCTGGAGCAGGTCGCGCGCCGCGGGGCCGTACTTCCAGTAGAAGTCGGTCTCGACCGCGTAGTTCCCGATCCGGTGCTCGGTGAAGGCCTTCACGCCCCAGTAGGATGCGTAGAGGGCGAGGAGGGCGAACGCGACCGCGGGAGCCTGCCGCCGGAAGCGCTCGGCCATGGCCGGAGCGGCGCCTCCCGTGCCGGCGCGCGGGCTCGTGCGCGCGGCGCCGCCGGGGCCTCCCGGGCGGCGCTTCGATCCGGCGGCTCCCCGCCCCGGGCGGGACGGAGCCATCAGAGCGTCCGGCCGACCGCCTCGGCGATCAGTCGAATCTGCGCCGCGAGCGCGGCGAACTGGTCCGGGAAGAGGGACTGCGGCCCATCGCAGATGGCGCGCTCGGGGTCGTAGTGCACCTCGACGAGCAGCCCGTCCGCTCCCGTCGCGATCGCGGCGCGCGCGAGCGGAACCACCTTGTCGCGCACGCCCGCCGCATGGCTGGGATCCACGATCACGGGAAGGTGGCTGATCGACTTCGCGACGGCAACGGCGTTCAGATCGAGCGTGTTGCGGGTGTAGGTCTCGTACGCGCGCACGCCGCGCTCGCACACGATGACGCGGTCGTTCCCGCCCGAGATCACGTACTCGG is a window of Candidatus Eisenbacteria bacterium DNA encoding:
- a CDS encoding transporter — translated: MVTSRSPGAFALSLLSLVALLPAAGALAQDIEPRAYSNAPIGVNFLVAGYVRTEDGLSFDPALPIRNPDLRTQSALLGYGRVIDLWGTSGKVDVILPYTFLSGSADYREERVDRVVDGLADARVRLSVNLLGAPSLRLPEYRAYRQKLLVGASVIAWIPIGQYDPSRLVNIGANRWTVKGEIGASRAVRRWIFEVAGGTTFFSDNESFYGGSVREQAPLASVQGSVIHAFRSGIWGSVSAMYWNGGRTTVDGQLDRNLQQNWRLGGTLSFPIDLRHSVKAHYNSGVYARTGNNYDAFGLAWQYRWGGGL
- a CDS encoding glycosyltransferase family 39 protein yields the protein MAPSRPGRGAAGSKRRPGGPGGAARTSPRAGTGGAAPAMAERFRRQAPAVAFALLALYASYWGVKAFTEHRIGNYAVETDFYWKYGPAARDLLQGKVDIANYDSKGWGYPAVVALVSVPGIDPFRAAQILALLSAVVAAWLVFHTHRKLAGAGAALGSLLLLLGNETFLVNTYEVGTDMFFFAIAMGSIALLLARERPAWAAIVGSGLLAGWAFSTRYNGLFLLPGALAALLLLDPSRSPWRERLARAGGWTAAFALAALPWLVVNAIHTGNPLSNTNYLNVGYEVHGQGNWEQFFYGGDRKIDSFADVVMLDPGKFATVMARNVWGHLRQDLSDLLPVLWGVLVVAGGLLMIRDRPGRRTAGYAVFWALYFLTLVPVFYGTRFSMPLLAAYALLGAWPFVSPALGRMLAGVERSFPVRAVLFLALWIGPTMAAHRAVEDPRNPESVAHGPYEILPATDFLLENGKGEGLLARKPHAAYLAQMRFIPIPAVDSPAALHEVAVKERAKYVLVSSAEMGMRAAMRVFATGAEIPGFALAYDSPGALVFEVRPMPSAGRIPGAPENVPGGH